In Strigops habroptila isolate Jane chromosome 6, bStrHab1.2.pri, whole genome shotgun sequence, a single genomic region encodes these proteins:
- the PAX1 gene encoding paired box protein Pax-1, which produces MGKAGGRGEGAGTGSAVGLGGGGSPRPGGCGGTDGTPASARRSGPSWRRAGVRHDVPEHTYGEVNQLGGVFVNGRPLPNAVRLRIVELAQLGIRPCDISRQLRVSHGCVSKILARYNETGSILPGAIGGSKPRVTTPAVVKHIRDYKQGDPGIFAWEIRDRLLADGVCDKYNVPSVSSISRILRNKIGSLSQPGPFEGGKQPPPQPALPYSPIYQYPYPGPMASTAAKVGAHPGAPHVGLPRSWPSAHSVTNILGIRTFMEQTGALAGTEGSAYPPKMEDWPSVNRAAFPPGQAVNGIDKAAMEGDIKYPQPAPGLSSVGSFLPACAYPPSNQHGVYGGPPGGYIPPGHPWQPQGSPLAHHGPGVGAHGGDLATAMAFKQHGREVVDRKPASPVGKSPDSLNTIHGLSIPASSS; this is translated from the exons ATGGGTAAGGCGGGCGGACGCGGGGAGGGCGCCGGGACGGGCTCCGCggtggggttggggggtggggggagcccCAGGCCCGGTGGCTGCGGGGGCACGGACGGGACCCCGGCCTCGGCGCGGCGCTCCGGGCCGTCGTGGCGGCGGGCGGGGGTCCGGCACGACGTGCCCG AGCACACCTACGGGGAGGTGAACCAGCTGGGCGGCGTCTTCGTGAACGGGCGGCCGCTGCCGAACGCGGTGCGGCTGCGGATCGTGGAGCTGGCGCAGCTCGGCATCCGGCCCTGCGACATCAGCCGCCAGCTCCGCGTCTCGCACGGCTGCGTCAGCAAGATCCTGGCCCGCTACAACGAGACGGGCTCCATCCTGCCCGGAGCCATCGGCGGCAGCAAACCGCGGGTCACCACCCCGGCCGTGGTCAAGCACATCCGCGACTACAAGCAAGGCGACCCCGGCATCTTCGCCTGGGAGATCCGCGACCGGCTGCTGGCAGACGGCGTCTGCGACAAGTACAACGTGCCCTCGGTTAGCTCCATCAGCAGGATCCTGCGCAACAAAATCGGCAGCCTCTCGCAGCCCGGCCCCTTCGAGGGTGGCAAACAGCCGCCCCCCCAGCCCGCCCTGCCCTACAGCCCCATCTACCAGTACCCATACCCCGGCCCCATGGCCTCGACGGCCGCCAAGGTGGGGGCTCACCCCGGCGCGCCCCACGTCGGGCTGCCCCGATCCTGGCCCTCGGCACACTCCGTCACCAACATCCTGGGCATCCGCACCTTCATGGAGCAGACGG GGGCTCTGGCTGGCACAGAGGGGTCTGCATACCCCCCCAAAATGGAAGACTGGCCCAGCGTGAACAGGGCGGCGTTCCCCCCGGGCCAGGCAGTCAACGGCATCGACAAGGCTGCCATGGAGGGAGATATCAAATACCCGCAG CCGGCCCCGGGGCTGTCGTCGGTGGGCAGCTTCCTCCCGGCCTGCGCCTACCCCCCGTCCAACCAACACGGCGTCTACGGCGGCCCGCCCGGCGGCTACATCCCCCCGGGGCACCCCTGGCAGCCGCAGGGCAGCCCCTTGGCCCACCACGGGCCCGGAGTGGGGGCCCACGGCGGCGACCTGGCCACGGCGATGGCGTTCAAGCAGCACGGGAGGGAAG TGGTGGACAGAAAACCTGCCAGCCCCGTGGGGAAATCTCCAGACTCTCTAAATACCATCCATGGACTCTCTATCCCAGCCTCCTCTTCCTAG